One genomic region from Microcystis panniformis FACHB-1757 encodes:
- a CDS encoding TM0106 family RecB-like putative nuclease: MLLTDDLLLDYQRCQRRGFLNLYGNSQEKDPERDFLLKLRQESQIHVKKVLQDSYPDYCSLTTPSTDILAAARETEALMRQGVPCIYHGVLLQSTYPVSLTGSPHLLIKQAGESKFGDWVYYPLNIQLGRRPKPEYKLLATFYAYLLASMQGVFPSYAEIVLRRHNRYRVELNLWLTKLEEIIKKFGAMVINRQEPEVFISRQRCSLCHWYSHCYGIAQASQHLSLVPGVTPSRYQFLQSLGVSTMESLALTCPTRMGEGMGLEVANQLQLQAQAIIENRPFRKSNGKTAYLSPLPRAEIEFYFDIEAEPEQNLDYLLGILRVDYRVNTQQFYPFLAEKPEDEGRIWQEFLTLVMQDYQAPIFHFSEYEVETIKRLGYLYKTPSSLINQLVSRCFDLHYHVVNSVTFPVESYSLKSLANWIGFQWRDRGVSGDQCVWWYDQWLKTGDRTLLAAILRYNEDDCRATFRLKDWLVNFLI; this comes from the coding sequence ATGCTACTGACCGATGATTTACTTCTAGACTACCAACGTTGTCAACGCCGTGGGTTTTTAAATCTCTACGGCAATAGCCAAGAAAAAGACCCTGAGCGAGATTTTTTGCTTAAATTGCGCCAGGAGAGTCAAATTCACGTTAAAAAAGTCCTGCAAGACTCCTATCCCGATTATTGTTCCCTGACTACCCCCAGCACTGATATTTTGGCCGCCGCTAGGGAAACGGAAGCTTTGATGCGTCAGGGGGTACCCTGTATTTATCACGGAGTCCTTTTGCAATCTACCTATCCCGTCTCTTTAACCGGTTCCCCGCATTTATTAATTAAACAGGCAGGAGAGTCGAAATTTGGCGATTGGGTTTATTATCCCCTCAATATTCAACTCGGGCGCCGTCCTAAGCCTGAATATAAGCTGCTGGCTACTTTTTACGCCTATTTATTGGCTAGTATGCAGGGAGTTTTTCCCAGTTATGCGGAAATTGTCCTACGTCGTCATAATCGCTATCGGGTGGAATTGAATCTCTGGTTAACTAAACTAGAGGAAATAATCAAAAAGTTCGGCGCCATGGTGATTAATCGCCAAGAACCAGAAGTTTTTATCTCGCGTCAGCGTTGCAGTTTATGTCATTGGTATAGTCACTGTTATGGTATCGCCCAAGCGAGTCAACATCTTTCTTTAGTCCCGGGGGTGACTCCTAGTCGTTACCAATTTTTACAGTCTTTGGGGGTTTCCACCATGGAATCCCTGGCGCTTACCTGTCCTACCCGTATGGGGGAGGGGATGGGGTTAGAGGTGGCTAATCAGTTACAATTACAGGCCCAAGCAATTATTGAAAATCGGCCCTTTCGCAAAAGTAACGGCAAAACTGCTTATTTGTCTCCCCTACCGAGGGCCGAGATTGAATTTTATTTTGATATCGAAGCGGAACCAGAACAGAATTTAGATTATCTTTTGGGGATTTTACGGGTTGATTATCGAGTTAATACCCAGCAATTTTATCCCTTTTTGGCAGAAAAGCCGGAAGATGAAGGCAGGATATGGCAGGAATTTTTAACCTTAGTCATGCAGGATTATCAAGCACCAATTTTTCACTTTTCTGAGTACGAAGTGGAAACAATTAAGCGATTGGGTTATCTTTATAAAACTCCTTCTTCTTTGATTAATCAGTTAGTTTCTCGCTGTTTTGATCTGCACTATCATGTAGTTAACTCGGTAACTTTTCCCGTGGAAAGTTATTCTTTAAAATCCCTCGCTAACTGGATTGGCTTTCAATGGCGCGACCGGGGAGTAAGCGGGGATCAATGCGTTTGGTGGTATGACCAGTGGTTAAAAACAGGAGATCGGACTTTATTGGCGGCTATTTTGCGTTACAATGAGGATGATTGTCGCGCCACCTTTAGGCTAAAAGATTGGCTTGTAAACTTTTTAATTTGA
- the mtnB gene encoding methylthioribulose 1-phosphate dehydratase, with protein sequence MSDPRLSLVAAARRFYQLGWMLGTAGNLSAKVDDHSFWITASGKSKGKLTEQDFVRVDLTGKVRELAHRDNRPSAETSIHQVIYCLFPQAQACYHVHSVEANLVSRFAREDKLSLPPLEMLKGLGIWVENPQVFMPVFANYLDVPKIAAEIESRFSTFPPEIPALLISYHGVTVWGESLETTENYLEIVEYIFRYLVAAYQLTYSHRQATL encoded by the coding sequence ATGAGCGATCCTCGTCTGTCTCTAGTGGCAGCTGCCCGAAGATTTTATCAACTGGGTTGGATGCTTGGCACGGCGGGTAATTTATCCGCTAAAGTTGATGATCATAGTTTTTGGATTACTGCCAGTGGCAAAAGTAAAGGTAAACTCACAGAACAGGATTTTGTGCGCGTGGATCTGACGGGAAAAGTCAGAGAATTAGCTCATCGAGATAATCGTCCTTCGGCCGAAACTAGCATTCATCAGGTGATTTATTGTCTCTTTCCCCAAGCACAAGCTTGTTATCATGTCCACTCAGTGGAAGCGAATTTAGTTTCCCGTTTTGCTCGTGAGGATAAGTTATCGTTACCTCCCTTAGAAATGTTGAAAGGTTTAGGTATTTGGGTAGAAAATCCTCAAGTATTTATGCCGGTTTTTGCTAACTATCTCGATGTGCCGAAAATTGCCGCAGAAATAGAAAGTAGATTCTCAACTTTCCCCCCGGAAATTCCCGCTTTACTGATTTCTTACCATGGTGTGACGGTGTGGGGTGAGTCTCTAGAAACTACCGAGAATTATTTAGAGATAGTTGAGTATATTTTTCGTTATCTAGTGGCAGCCTATCAATTGACATACTCCCACCGTCAAGCTACGCTGTGA
- a CDS encoding RNA-guided endonuclease InsQ/TnpB family protein produces the protein MLVVEAKLKNGTPEQYHRLDEAIRTSQFVRNSCVRYWMDNKGTTRNDLQKLCAVLANNKETPWVNKLNSQARQSAADRAWQSINRFYQNCHAKILGKKGFPRFKKHSRSVEYKLTGYKLSNERRKIRFTDGFKAGEFDLWCSQKTLVYYSEQQIKRVRVVRRADGYYCQFLIDIERKEYHKPTGQITGIDLGLKEFYTDAQGNTVENPRYLRKSEKRLKKAQRRLSKRFLQGKKQSKNYHKQRIKVARLHLKVSRQRKDKAIKDALALVQSNDLVVYEALKVRNLVKNRQLAKSISDASWYQFTEWLNYFAKIYRIVCIAVTPHFTTQDCSVCGTRVQKTLSTRTHQCPNCKTVLDRDHNAAINILKKGLQYLGNHLNGTVGQTETDPNALGESGLWVFSGDIENLSCLVEQGISNSDVERIPRHSVA, from the coding sequence ATGCTAGTCGTAGAAGCGAAGTTAAAAAACGGAACACCAGAGCAATATCACCGGCTTGATGAAGCAATTAGAACATCTCAGTTTGTGCGTAACTCTTGTGTTCGTTATTGGATGGACAATAAGGGGACAACCCGTAATGACCTCCAAAAACTTTGCGCGGTACTAGCTAACAATAAAGAGACACCATGGGTTAATAAATTAAACTCTCAAGCTCGTCAATCGGCTGCTGATAGAGCCTGGCAATCAATTAATAGGTTTTATCAGAATTGTCATGCTAAGATACTTGGGAAAAAGGGTTTTCCTCGGTTCAAAAAGCATAGCCGTTCCGTTGAGTATAAACTAACGGGCTACAAACTATCTAATGAGCGACGTAAAATCAGATTTACTGACGGGTTTAAAGCAGGAGAATTTGATTTATGGTGTAGTCAAAAGACATTAGTTTATTATTCAGAGCAACAGATTAAACGGGTAAGAGTTGTTAGACGTGCTGATGGTTATTATTGCCAGTTTTTGATTGACATAGAACGGAAAGAATACCATAAACCAACGGGACAAATAACAGGAATTGACTTAGGGTTAAAAGAGTTTTATACTGATGCCCAAGGCAATACTGTAGAGAATCCACGTTATTTACGAAAGTCAGAAAAACGACTGAAAAAAGCACAAAGGAGATTATCAAAACGATTTCTTCAAGGGAAAAAACAGTCTAAAAACTATCACAAGCAACGGATAAAAGTAGCTAGGCTTCACCTGAAAGTATCAAGACAACGTAAAGACAAAGCAATTAAAGACGCTTTGGCGTTAGTCCAGTCTAATGATCTGGTAGTTTATGAAGCTTTAAAGGTAAGAAACTTAGTAAAAAATCGTCAGCTTGCCAAGTCGATTTCTGATGCTTCTTGGTATCAATTCACTGAATGGTTGAATTATTTTGCCAAGATTTATCGGATTGTTTGTATTGCTGTTACTCCCCATTTCACGACTCAAGATTGTTCAGTTTGTGGGACGAGAGTTCAAAAAACCTTAAGCACTAGAACTCATCAATGCCCCAATTGTAAAACAGTCTTGGATAGGGATCATAATGCAGCAATAAATATTCTTAAAAAAGGGTTGCAATATTTGGGAAATCATCTCAACGGTACTGTTGGGCAAACAGAAACCGACCCAAACGCCTTGGGAGAGTCCGGTCTCTGGGTTTTCAGTGGAGACATTGAGAATCTAAGCTGTCTCGTTGAACAAGGAATTTCTAACAGCGATGTGGAAAGAATCCCCCGTCACAGCGTAGCTTGA
- a CDS encoding phycobiliprotein lyase, with the protein MDGMTFFQKSAGQWKSQRTTHHLPFRRSETGDSEIYVEALSADNPKIIAICEMHEVDPAKTVGGAFVSWDGSMQWDKEDENHQGTTVFALIPDEDNPQAGVLLRERGYAEIIPVAGRYHIDEQEGLVLITEYETMTSIERFWFADADLRLRTSTVQRFGGFNTATFCAESRNQSSESVSSDSPEPSSYSISGW; encoded by the coding sequence ATGGACGGGATGACCTTTTTTCAGAAAAGTGCGGGACAGTGGAAATCTCAGCGCACCACCCATCATTTACCCTTTCGACGCTCAGAAACCGGCGATTCCGAGATTTATGTGGAAGCTTTAAGCGCCGATAACCCGAAAATTATCGCTATCTGTGAAATGCACGAAGTGGATCCCGCTAAGACTGTGGGGGGTGCCTTTGTCAGTTGGGATGGTTCGATGCAGTGGGACAAAGAAGACGAAAATCATCAAGGAACCACCGTTTTTGCGCTAATTCCCGATGAAGATAATCCCCAAGCGGGTGTTCTCCTGCGGGAGCGAGGTTATGCGGAAATCATTCCCGTGGCGGGCCGTTATCACATTGATGAACAGGAAGGTTTAGTCTTAATTACAGAATACGAAACTATGACCTCGATCGAGCGTTTTTGGTTTGCCGATGCCGATTTACGTCTCCGCACTAGCACAGTTCAACGTTTTGGCGGTTTTAATACGGCCACTTTCTGTGCTGAATCCCGCAATCAGTCATCGGAGTCAGTCTCTAGTGATTCCCCCGAACCTTCATCCTATTCGATTAGTGGCTGGTAA
- a CDS encoding phycobilisome rod-core linker polypeptide, translating into MAIPLLNYAPKSQNVRVAGYDVGGDEKPKVYTTENVLSPTDLDDLIEAAYRQIFFHAFKWDREPFLESQLRNGQLSVRDFIRGLLLSKTFYNSFYEKNSNYRFVEQVVQRVLGRDVYSEREKIAWSIVVATKGIQGFVDQLLNSDEYLQSFGYDTVPYQRRRTLASRDIGERPFNITSPRYDGYYRGILGFPQIVWQNAVRRYVPQEQKPKAGDPSSFLAMARGLGSAKGNPVPRVSAMNINIEASVPRR; encoded by the coding sequence TTGGCCATTCCTCTTTTAAATTACGCCCCCAAGTCCCAAAACGTGCGGGTAGCTGGTTATGATGTCGGTGGAGACGAAAAACCGAAAGTTTACACGACGGAAAATGTCCTCTCCCCTACCGACCTGGACGATTTAATCGAAGCCGCTTACCGTCAGATTTTCTTCCATGCCTTCAAATGGGATCGGGAACCCTTCCTCGAATCCCAATTACGCAATGGACAATTATCGGTGCGGGATTTCATTCGTGGTTTACTGTTATCGAAAACCTTCTATAACAGCTTCTACGAGAAAAACAGCAACTATCGCTTTGTCGAACAGGTAGTACAAAGAGTCCTCGGTCGCGATGTCTATAGCGAAAGAGAAAAAATTGCTTGGTCGATTGTCGTTGCCACCAAAGGGATTCAAGGTTTTGTCGATCAACTTCTCAACAGTGACGAGTATCTGCAAAGCTTTGGTTATGATACTGTTCCCTACCAACGTCGTCGCACCCTAGCCAGCCGCGACATCGGTGAACGTCCATTCAACATCACCTCGCCTCGCTACGATGGCTACTATCGTGGTATTTTGGGCTTCCCCCAAATCGTTTGGCAGAATGCTGTCCGTCGCTATGTTCCCCAAGAGCAAAAACCCAAAGCCGGCGATCCTTCCAGCTTCTTGGCTATGGCCCGGGGTCTCGGTAGCGCCAAAGGCAATCCTGTACCAAGAGTCTCCGCTATGAATATTAACATCGAGGCTTCTGTACCCCGTCGTTAA
- a CDS encoding CHAT domain-containing protein encodes MKLSQLATTVIIALTSSLFNPFHYGNFNRLGISSVLAADFYVNNPDRPINGKPLTLEKAYYLVFLPQNLVQYGNTLSEADKKAIIEDMPKIQEFLEKNDGKIEWDKICTVYQIAEDWKRAINACKKELESQQSNIEQGQVLGELGINDPFTQLAEAYIGAGEYDNAINYLNKGLEFSQVGHLLGLPKETNFKFSYLLSMNLGIIYLKRGNYQESIKYYQQALDNVLSNQQAFMCETCQTSEFHGIVSSIHEGIAFALLWQGNLQEAEKSFTEAMKNDEISWEQTVSFLKPPYIEGGMTEGNLVNEVFSYPYGLQELKVKQGKYNEALELAEMGRTRILSYLISKSNDTSITISEIQQLARKKNATIVKYSWLESPKIYIWVIQPSGEIHFSQVDLSQPSINPQQTQGHSFARGISLNSNSYINSKLLIPLGILLIGISLSYFLLRHRKPLMIVGIVASGLTSSFLFFQQNQTPSLNIDNKSLVQLTQQTFATVRSNNRDTLSNAVTATICEDQTQCLDRLSQILIAPIAKFLPKNPEESVIFIPDRELFRVPFAALKTADGKYIIEKHPIQIFPSIQTLQLIDQESSNNTLNLTSNALIVGNPTMPKMENGQQLPALPGTEKEAQVISNFLGTQPLIGEQANIQNVTGQMPNADIIHLATHGNSQSIALAPAEGQTGFLSGEIYGMNLRANLVVLSACDTGLGDITSDGVVGIARPFMAAGVKSVVVSLWSVPDAATSDLMIEFYNNLKTKPNKAQALQQAMLTIMKQHPEPVNWAGFILVGEAE; translated from the coding sequence ATGAAACTATCTCAATTAGCGACTACCGTAATTATTGCTCTAACGTCAAGTCTCTTTAATCCTTTTCATTATGGCAATTTCAATCGTTTAGGTATTTCCTCAGTTTTAGCAGCAGATTTTTATGTAAATAATCCAGATCGTCCTATCAATGGTAAGCCTCTAACTTTAGAAAAAGCCTATTATTTAGTTTTTCTTCCTCAAAATTTAGTGCAGTATGGTAATACTCTTTCGGAAGCGGATAAAAAAGCTATTATTGAAGATATGCCAAAAATTCAGGAATTTTTAGAAAAAAATGACGGAAAAATTGAATGGGATAAAATATGCACAGTTTATCAAATTGCTGAAGATTGGAAAAGAGCAATTAATGCTTGTAAGAAGGAATTAGAATCTCAACAATCTAATATAGAACAAGGACAAGTTCTAGGAGAGTTAGGAATAAATGATCCTTTTACTCAACTTGCTGAAGCCTACATAGGTGCTGGAGAATATGACAATGCAATTAATTATTTAAACAAAGGTCTTGAATTTTCTCAAGTTGGTCATCTATTGGGATTACCAAAAGAAACAAATTTTAAATTTTCATATTTATTATCAATGAATCTAGGAATAATTTATTTGAAGCGAGGGAATTATCAAGAGTCAATTAAATATTACCAACAGGCATTAGATAATGTATTATCAAACCAACAAGCATTTATGTGTGAAACCTGTCAAACGAGTGAATTTCATGGGATAGTATCTTCAATACATGAAGGGATAGCATTTGCTTTACTTTGGCAGGGAAATTTGCAGGAAGCAGAAAAATCATTTACAGAAGCAATGAAAAATGATGAAATCTCTTGGGAACAAACAGTTAGCTTTTTAAAACCACCGTACATTGAGGGAGGTATGACAGAGGGAAATTTAGTTAATGAAGTTTTTTCATACCCTTATGGATTACAAGAATTAAAAGTTAAACAAGGTAAATACAATGAAGCTCTAGAGTTGGCAGAAATGGGAAGAACTCGCATTCTTTCCTATTTAATCTCTAAATCAAATGATACATCTATAACTATTTCAGAAATTCAGCAACTTGCCAGAAAGAAAAATGCGACGATAGTTAAATATTCTTGGCTTGAGAGTCCTAAAATTTATATCTGGGTAATTCAACCTAGTGGTGAAATTCATTTTTCTCAAGTTGATCTTTCTCAACCATCAATTAACCCTCAACAAACTCAAGGACATTCATTCGCAAGAGGAATTAGTCTCAATTCTAATTCTTATATTAATTCTAAATTGTTGATTCCTTTGGGAATTTTACTTATAGGCATTTCCTTGAGCTATTTCTTATTACGTCATCGTAAACCCTTAATGATTGTAGGAATTGTAGCTAGTGGTTTAACATCTTCTTTCTTATTCTTTCAACAAAATCAAACCCCTTCCTTGAATATTGACAATAAAAGTTTAGTCCAACTCACTCAACAAACTTTTGCAACTGTCAGAAGTAATAATCGAGATACCCTATCTAATGCTGTGACAGCAACAATCTGTGAAGATCAAACCCAATGCTTAGACAGATTATCTCAGATTCTTATTGCTCCTATTGCCAAATTTTTACCTAAAAATCCAGAAGAATCCGTTATTTTTATCCCTGATAGAGAACTCTTTAGAGTTCCTTTTGCTGCTTTAAAAACTGCTGATGGAAAATATATAATAGAAAAGCATCCAATCCAGATTTTTCCCTCTATTCAAACCCTACAACTAATTGATCAAGAATCTAGTAACAATACCCTAAATCTTACCTCAAATGCTCTAATTGTTGGGAATCCTACCATGCCTAAAATGGAAAATGGTCAACAACTTCCTGCTTTACCCGGAACAGAAAAAGAAGCACAAGTTATCTCTAATTTTTTAGGAACTCAACCCCTAATTGGTGAACAAGCGAATATACAAAATGTCACCGGACAAATGCCTAATGCTGATATTATTCACTTAGCAACTCATGGAAATTCTCAATCAATTGCTTTAGCTCCTGCTGAGGGACAAACTGGCTTTTTGAGTGGAGAAATCTATGGAATGAATTTACGCGCTAATTTAGTTGTTTTAAGTGCTTGTGATACAGGATTAGGAGATATTACCAGTGATGGAGTTGTAGGTATAGCAAGACCTTTTATGGCAGCAGGAGTCAAAAGTGTAGTTGTTTCTTTATGGTCTGTTCCCGATGCAGCAACTTCTGATTTAATGATCGAATTTTACAACAATCTTAAAACTAAACCCAATAAAGCCCAAGCTTTACAACAAGCAATGTTAACTATTATGAAACAACACCCTGAACCTGTTAACTGGGCTGGATTTATATTAGTTGGAGAAGCAGAGTAA
- a CDS encoding COP23 domain-containing protein, translating into MKRQTSGIAVSLLFGLLMLTSGCQGNSNAATKSKFFCGNAQYLGKNVPATIVHNPNSDRDFTIIIWKPDNYYFGNQWNPRKRCDQVSRRFQDIYDRDGLQYVTATVATWISDREVPVVCGVKSKSATCDQDDLLFTLETKDEPYAVLDDLMEIRQAPDNNTPLTRGVNDSKNSGKKQQVFYDLSEVLKVEKSPKQPSNPNNGAAF; encoded by the coding sequence ATGAAGCGTCAGACTTCGGGAATAGCAGTCTCACTTTTATTTGGTTTGCTAATGCTGACATCAGGATGTCAAGGAAATTCTAATGCTGCAACAAAATCTAAGTTTTTTTGTGGAAATGCTCAATATTTAGGTAAAAATGTGCCAGCTACTATTGTCCATAATCCAAATTCAGACAGAGATTTTACTATAATTATTTGGAAACCAGATAATTATTATTTTGGTAATCAATGGAATCCTCGAAAACGATGTGATCAAGTTTCTAGACGATTCCAAGATATTTATGATCGGGATGGACTACAGTATGTCACAGCTACCGTAGCAACTTGGATTAGCGATCGAGAAGTTCCCGTTGTCTGTGGAGTAAAATCCAAAAGTGCTACTTGTGATCAAGATGATTTACTCTTTACTTTGGAAACTAAGGATGAGCCTTATGCAGTATTAGATGATCTTATGGAAATTCGTCAAGCACCTGATAACAATACACCCTTAACTAGAGGAGTAAATGATTCTAAAAATTCTGGTAAAAAGCAGCAAGTTTTTTATGATTTATCTGAGGTTTTGAAAGTAGAAAAATCCCCAAAACAGCCATCTAATCCAAACAATGGTGCAGCGTTTTAG
- a CDS encoding serine/threonine-protein kinase translates to MNLLVHRYQIVRSLASGAFGETFLAKDTQLPDHPWCVVKQLKPQSDPQSWQIAMRLFDTEARSLYQLGKHAQIPQLFAHFSENNQFYLVQEYIEGHPLGEETILGKQWEEIAVIEFLEDVLSTLAFVHQHNVIHRDIKPDNLIRRKRDNKIILIDFGAVKQIINLSNPQNQPKTIGIGTPGYMSNEQNLGKPTFSSDIYSVGMIAIQMLTGYYPTQLVDSQTGEIHWQNKVKTTPKFTDILVKMSHPDFQQRYPSATEALQAIQGLQGVSPTIAPTVSMSHSSSIQNKVGKIAVIPLILMLLLGGVIGIGVINLSERQQNNETQHQPAF, encoded by the coding sequence GTGAATTTATTAGTCCATCGTTATCAAATTGTGCGATCGCTTGCTTCTGGTGCATTTGGTGAAACTTTTCTAGCTAAAGATACCCAATTACCAGATCATCCTTGGTGTGTTGTCAAGCAACTTAAACCCCAATCTGATCCCCAATCTTGGCAAATAGCAATGCGTTTATTTGATACAGAAGCAAGAAGTCTTTATCAATTGGGAAAACACGCTCAAATCCCCCAATTATTTGCCCATTTTTCTGAAAATAATCAATTTTATCTCGTTCAAGAATATATTGAGGGACATCCTTTAGGTGAGGAAACTATACTAGGGAAACAATGGGAAGAAATAGCAGTAATTGAATTTTTAGAAGATGTATTATCAACTTTAGCTTTTGTACATCAGCATAACGTTATTCATCGGGATATTAAACCTGATAACTTAATTAGACGCAAACGAGATAATAAAATTATTTTAATTGATTTTGGTGCGGTAAAACAGATTATTAATTTAAGTAATCCTCAAAACCAACCTAAGACAATTGGAATAGGAACACCAGGATATATGTCAAATGAACAAAATCTAGGAAAACCTACCTTTAGCAGTGATATTTATTCTGTGGGAATGATTGCTATTCAGATGTTAACGGGATATTATCCTACCCAATTAGTTGATAGTCAAACAGGAGAAATACATTGGCAAAATAAAGTCAAAACAACACCTAAATTTACTGATATTTTAGTTAAAATGAGTCATCCAGATTTTCAACAACGCTATCCCTCAGCTACAGAAGCTTTGCAAGCAATTCAAGGTTTACAGGGAGTCTCCCCTACCATTGCGCCAACAGTTTCTATGTCTCATTCTTCATCTATACAAAATAAAGTGGGTAAAATTGCCGTTATTCCCCTAATTTTAATGTTACTTTTAGGAGGAGTAATTGGTATTGGGGTGATCAATTTATCTGAGAGACAACAAAACAATGAGACACAACATCAACCTGCTTTTTAA
- the mnmA gene encoding tRNA 2-thiouridine(34) synthase MnmA encodes MGKVVVGLSGGVDSSVAAAALHAQGYDVIGLTLWLMKGKGQCCSEGMVDAAFICEQLGVPHHIVDSRELFQKEIIDYLVSGYEAGITPLPCSQCNKAVKFSPMLHYARETLETDTIATGHYARIRFSPENNRYQLLRAVDKNKDQSYFLYDLTQDVLRGTLFPLGEQTKAETRRIAQEFGLKTADKPDSQDLCLIEAHGTMRSFLDKYIAVSEGDIVDLDGKVLGKHSGIHHYTIGQRKGIGIAAAEPLYVVKLDPVMNRVIVGNRASAVSADCLVGRMNWVSIAEPTTPIRAQVQVRYRSPAVPVNVIPLENEQVKLVFDEPQFSITPGQAAVIYEGEIVLGGGIISGVTP; translated from the coding sequence ATGGGAAAAGTTGTTGTCGGTCTATCGGGGGGAGTAGATAGCTCTGTTGCCGCTGCCGCCTTACACGCTCAAGGTTATGATGTTATTGGCTTGACCCTGTGGTTAATGAAGGGTAAAGGTCAATGCTGCTCCGAGGGGATGGTAGATGCGGCCTTTATTTGTGAGCAGTTGGGGGTTCCCCATCATATCGTCGATAGTCGCGAGCTTTTCCAAAAAGAAATTATTGATTATCTAGTTTCCGGTTACGAAGCGGGAATCACACCGCTGCCCTGTTCTCAGTGCAATAAAGCGGTAAAATTTAGCCCGATGCTGCATTATGCTAGGGAAACCTTAGAAACGGATACTATTGCCACTGGTCACTACGCTAGAATTCGTTTTTCTCCTGAAAACAACCGTTATCAACTGCTGCGTGCCGTCGATAAAAATAAAGATCAATCCTATTTTCTCTATGATCTAACTCAAGATGTACTGCGTGGGACTTTATTTCCCTTGGGAGAACAAACCAAGGCAGAAACCCGCAGAATTGCCCAGGAATTCGGCTTAAAAACGGCAGATAAACCCGATAGTCAGGATTTATGCTTGATTGAAGCTCACGGAACTATGCGATCGTTCTTGGATAAGTATATCGCTGTTAGTGAGGGCGATATCGTCGATCTCGATGGCAAAGTTTTGGGTAAACATAGCGGTATCCATCATTATACGATCGGACAACGCAAAGGCATCGGCATCGCCGCCGCCGAACCTCTCTATGTGGTAAAACTCGATCCCGTCATGAATCGGGTTATCGTCGGTAATCGCGCCAGTGCCGTTAGTGCCGATTGTCTTGTCGGACGGATGAACTGGGTTTCTATTGCTGAACCCACCACCCCTATCCGCGCTCAAGTACAGGTCCGTTATCGTTCTCCGGCCGTTCCTGTCAATGTTATTCCCCTAGAAAATGAGCAAGTGAAGCTGGTTTTCGATGAACCACAATTTAGCATCACCCCGGGCCAAGCAGCCGTGATTTATGAAGGGGAAATCGTTCTCGGTGGGGGGATTATCTCAGGAGTAACCCCATAG
- a CDS encoding alpha/beta fold hydrolase, whose product MSLSIRVIILIATTVYQTLSVWLEEQKAPPGNLINLGKYRLHFCLAGEASPTIIIDHSLGGIEGYFLIEELSQLARVCIYDRAGYGWSDPSPYPRTSYQIVQELDKLLTQAKIEPPYILVGDSFGSYNVRLYAHLFPEKVVGLVLTDGLHDKGMLKMSPALKALKLFFISGFLMSIIGSILGIIRILRVLGVFELLKPELRRFSPDSRHRVKRSFCRAKHWMTMSREMFNLDQSARQVSEANNFGNLPIVSIKANSFFKPSLWTRFIPLKSANQLREEMHLELSKLSKDFLQIQADKSGHFVWMDQPDVMIDAVRILLDKINSVC is encoded by the coding sequence ATGTCTTTATCAATTCGGGTAATTATCCTAATAGCGACGACAGTTTATCAGACGTTATCTGTTTGGTTAGAAGAACAAAAAGCACCTCCGGGTAATTTGATTAATCTGGGTAAATATCGCCTACATTTTTGTCTAGCAGGAGAGGCTAGTCCCACTATTATTATTGACCATAGTTTAGGGGGAATTGAGGGATATTTTTTGATAGAAGAATTGTCACAATTAGCTAGGGTTTGTATTTATGATCGAGCCGGTTATGGTTGGAGTGATCCTAGTCCATATCCCCGAACTAGCTACCAAATTGTTCAGGAATTAGATAAATTACTAACCCAAGCAAAAATAGAACCACCTTATATTTTAGTTGGTGATTCTTTTGGCAGTTATAATGTTCGACTGTATGCTCATCTGTTCCCAGAAAAAGTAGTAGGTTTGGTACTCACAGATGGTTTACACGACAAAGGAATGCTGAAAATGTCGCCAGCATTAAAGGCATTAAAATTATTTTTCATCTCTGGATTTTTGATGTCGATTATTGGCTCAATTTTAGGCATTATCCGAATTCTGAGAGTTCTGGGAGTTTTTGAATTATTAAAACCAGAATTGCGTCGCTTTTCCCCAGATTCTCGTCATCGAGTTAAGCGTTCTTTCTGTCGCGCTAAACACTGGATGACGATGAGTAGAGAAATGTTTAATCTCGACCAAAGCGCTCGTCAGGTGAGCGAGGCTAACAATTTCGGTAATTTACCGATAGTTAGTATTAAAGCTAATTCTTTTTTTAAACCTTCCCTTTGGACTCGCTTTATTCCCCTCAAAAGTGCCAACCAACTCCGGGAGGAGATGCACCTAGAATTAAGCAAGTTATCCAAAGATTTTCTGCAAATACAAGCAGATAAAAGTGGTCATTTTGTCTGGATGGATCAACCGGATGTGATGATCGATGCGGTCAGAATTTTGCTTGACAAAATTAACTCTGTGTGCTAA